In Oryzias latipes chromosome 23, ASM223467v1, the DNA window gctaatcctaattttttttaaatattttttctgtaatgcaAGTCATTTATGGTATAAAATGACTAATCAGATGccacaataaaagtatgtggttcCTGCTAgccattcaaaacatttgttgttttctgattttagttgatttttttttatttaggcagCCTGATCTTACTTAAGGGAACGGAGGCCCCAAACAGCCGGGGGGCTCTCTCAATTTTCCCAAATAGACATTCTCACAAGACCACGCTCAAGTGACTCAGACGTGCTCGGACCCATCACTGCTTACCGACATAATCTGGTTTCAACTTGGCGCCGTCCGtatcgtaaaaaaaaaagtggcagaGGTTGTGTCCGAATACCTACACTACTCACTATACagtgcgttcaccattttgtagtgctgtccgaatctacaattccaaaatcgagtgccctagaaatttcccagaagtctctgcgaaaaccagtgtgcattgatgttCACTGGAttagcaaatatagaccacaattcaATGCATCTAAACAATTTTTggcaaatttttttatttaaatgtatttttttaatttaatatcaatgttttcatctttagaacacagtggactcataaattgTCGTTGCAAAACGCTTATATCAATGATTTTAACTTCCTGAAATCGTCATATTcgctggaaaaaaggaaaagaaagcagtagtgagcatggtgtccgaattgcttttaaaacccAGGGCACAACATTgtgctgcactatatagtttttagtagttagggacaTAGAGATTGGAATCAGAAGTTgtttgggtgacgtcacactcactcagtccagttctactATACAGTCGATGGTTTGTGTGAACCAAAGCCAAATGAAGAGTCAAAGACACAAATGTACACCAACTCTAAACCACATACTCCTTCAAAAGTACCACAGATTCAAAGCTAACAGCTAAACACAGAGCCAGTTCCTTACATGTTGGACATGGAATAAAGGGAGGAGGATCTGCTGGAATTTGAGGAGCTGAGAAGATCAGAAACCACAGACAAACTTCCTTTCCTTGGTagagagaaacacacacacacacagacacacacacagacacacacctcgTGGGTCAGAGCTAAAGTCAAGAGGCAGGAAATGAGGGCAGATAGGAAACAGTCACGCAGGACATGACAGTGAAAAGCCCTGCAGATGCTGGAAGACCATCGACCCTGACAGACAGTCATGTGGGTTCAACACACAGCTCTTGTGTTCAGGTTAAACTAGAGAAGACATTATAAGTTAGTATGAGAAATGCTGACTTTTTGTGATTTAAATAGCTGTATCTCACATTTAATGccctttttaaaatgcatttttagatatgtttacatttttaaaagcatacCAGCTTTACCCAATTTCAAGTCAACGGGTAAATATAAACAGAGCTATATAttgttatggctaatgttaataattgtttcaaataaataaataaatataaacatatgatttatttttaatcagggAAAAGCTTcctacttcaaaataaagtagcTGTGTTTATATCGGGATGATtatagagaaaaagaaatgagaataaagtcatgaaattatgagaaaaatatttaaattgtaCGAGACCAAAGTCACAAAAATTATAGCAGTTCAACATTTCCAAGCATTAAGTTGTacaatttaattgtttttacgAAAACATTTACGAAAATAGTCTTACATTAGAATTACACAAGGAAAAggattttaaagataaaatgctacatttagcttttaaaatgttttaacaagACAATTCAGAGAAAGTGGATGGCCATCACACTGTTTGAGAATctgctttattcttttttgtaaatggtactcctttattttaataaattaacaactttatttttgcaaaagcatgttattttctctgttaaattacaactttttaaatcctacatttgttattttttcttcctcataaaatattgattttttttttttttaatttgtgggggCCCCAATACTCCATTGTAGGTGATACTTATGACACTtaccttttgaaagaaaaaagctcagTTCCAGTAATCAACTGAAGCTTTCAATCAAAGATAAacttttcttatgttttttgttcaatTAGTCAGATAAGTGTACATGTTTGTAGACACAAAAACATGAGGCTCCAACATTTGATGCTGagcattttaacattaaaatgctGTGAGTGAAATAAAATTGCATTAGAGTACCTTGACATGGACTGAGGCATCTTTCCAGCTGCAGTTTTGTCTCCGTCGCATGGGTCTTTGCTGCCAAGAGGGTCCGAAAAAAGGTCGCTCGTGTGGGTTTTAGGTTCTGACCCAACAGCTACTTCATCACTGGCACCAAAAGCCTCCCCTCCTTCATTTGAACTATCCTGTCCAGCGTTCTCCTGTACTGAAGCTTTACGATTTAAGTCAGAGGTGGAGGAAGGGACCAAAGGAGCAAGACCCGGCCTAGCTTCATCCTCTGGACCGTCACCACACAACAGCTGGTCCACAGACTGCTTATTTGCTCCTCCTTCTGATCCAGATCCTTCATGGCCTTTTTCTACTCCATCTCCAGAATCTGCCGGCTCCAGGGTTGCTCTGCTCTCAGAAGGAGAAAGCTCTGACCCCAAAGGGGAGCCCTCAGATTGGGGAAGTGGCTTCAGGAAGAGGGACACCTCAGCACTTTTGAGGAGGAGGCCCAAGCAGAAGGAGAATGGCTGGTGGTCTGCATTCCGCTGGGAGGTGTCTTTGCGTTCTCTCTTGGAGCCCATCTCCTCCAGGTCTTGCTGGAGCGTCTGCTGCAGGGCTTTGAGGCTGCGTTGAAGATGCATCAGAAAAACATACTGCCTGTGGCTCACCTAAGACACACAGAAACCCTTCTAAATGCTTATTTGAAGGtaaaacaagatttttcttttttattatttggaaatttgtgtttgtatttgtttccttaagtataatttttaaagctACAACACTTTGGCTCAATTTTCTAACTTAGATGAATATTTCTATGACAAAGACAAATTCTAGATGGCACAcctatttctaaaaaaataaaaaataaacacctacCTGTGCACTTAAGTGCTTCTGCACATGGATCAACACGTGCACATCTGCATTTTTACTAGCCGCTGACACAGGCGAGGCTGAGGAGCGCGGACTGTCCAGTGAAGGGGGTTTATGGAGTCCATTACTGTGTGGCAGTGTGGcgtttttgctttgagaagaCGTCGGTGCACTGTCAGTGCTGTAATACTCTTTTAGCAGCCGTTTCCTCTGGAGACGTGCAACCGCCTCTGAAGATGTGCTTCTGGAAAGCCCTGATCCTGCTGAGCTCCTCAGTTTCTCCTCGTGCTGAACCAGCTTTGCTGGCTGACACGCCCACACGGTGAGTGGAAAGGAGTCCACGAAGGGCTGAGGTCGCCCTTTACCTCCCCGGGTGGCTTCATAGTCCACCCAAAACTGGGAAAAGTGCAGCGCCCACACGTCGGTGGCGGCAGGCGTCTTGAGAGCGTCCGTGCACATCGTGGGCACCACCAGCCCACGACAGATCTCCTGCTGCTTTGTGTCTTCTTCTTTAGCGTGTCTCTGGAAGACCGGATGGAGGATGGGAATGGAGGATGAGGAGTGAGGGAAAGCGTTTGAAGACGTAGAGAAGAAAACCTCCTCTTCAAAGGCCTGCAGCAAAGCCTCGAGGTGGGAGCGAGTGCAGTAGGTGGGATGCCTGGTGTTGGTGGCCACCATCTCTGAAGACTGTATGGAGATGGAGCGTGGCAGGTCAGCCGGACAGGAGGCGTCCGAGTCCGTGGGAACCACAAGCTAATTGAGAGAAAGAACAAATAAGCGGTTTCCTCACAACGTGTCTAACACCGAAAGCTTCTTAGTTCATCTTCACCTTGAGCATGAGGCCGTCGACCTTAATGTCCACATGCTCGTCAGGTTTCTGCGAGTCGTTGAGCTTGTAGATCTCCATGAACTGCTCCAGACTCTGTCTGAGGTCCAGAGCAAAGAGGTTGATCCAAACCAGGCTGCGAGGATCCAGAACCAGCTGCAGAGCATTGAGCTGGGCGTACAGGTTGGGACACGGAACTTGAGGTAAGatggaaagacaaaaataattttgtaataattgttctgaacaacaaaaaccttttaatcAGCTTTTATATAGCTTTCAGAACAACATGACAAAGTCTTACTAGGATAGTCTTTTCCATCAGGAAAATAATACTCTGTGAATTCAACATGGATAGCAGGCATCTCTGGAGGAAGGTACAAGGACTTCTTATTACAGGAAATCATGGTCTTTGGGCTTGAGCGCCGCTGGTCTGCTGTTGAAacctaaaaattaaaataaaaaggatttagagaaagtaacaaaaaaaaatcaatgacacAAGTGATTTCGATATAAAAGCAGATATTTGCTGAACTGACCTGGTAGATGCTGAAGTCGGCCATCCTTAAAACAATTGAGCTGGACATGAGATGTGTTTTGGGGGTTTGAGGGGGAGGAGGACTAAAGGAGGTGCTGGAGGATGAAGTCTTAATCTTTCCTGGATACAAAAGGAGGTACTTtaacaaacacttttaaaaaaaacagagattcaaAAAGTTCACTCATttcactcaaaaaaaacaaaaacctatgTGCCTAGACAAAAGGTGTGCATCACCGCACCCAGCTGTGCACACGCACACCATGGTACCTGGCTCTAGGCACCAGCAACACTGGACTGGAGGTTGTGTGTGTGGCCTCCTCCCTAGGAGTCCTCCATCTGCCTCCCTAAGCCCTACTCCTCCTTCTCTTTCCTGACTTGCTAGCGGCTCATTTACATCCTCCTTAAGTGACACTGAATGACAGAAAGCCCACACAGATGGCGCGCCAAGAGGGTCAAGGAaagaaaacacccaaaataaAGATTCCTACATCTGAACATGTTGATTGACACTTTCATAAATGATATCTGAGTAAATGCATCGATTACCATGTTGCGGGGAACTGCGTCCAGAGCCTGGGCCTTGCTGGTCGCGGGCGGCACTCTTCAACATCTCCATGCTAGATTTGAACTCATCAAGGAGGCTCTTTGCCCAAACTTCCCTGGTTTTTGTAGCTTCACTGTAGTGCATCCAGTGGACACAACTGTCACCTGAGAGAAGAGTTTGAAAAGCAGTGTCGAAATAACAGCAGCTTCAGTCGTCAGTGAGGACAATGACTACTACCCAATCAGAAACAGATGCACAATggataaaaatgcagaaaacgaTGCGTTTTGTCTGATATGACAAGAAGTCAAGTTGTCAACAGATAAGAGCAGAGCAGGTTGAGCAGTTAAAAGGCTGATCAGCGTTCATACCTGCTCTATGGAAAGGGTAGTAATCCAGAGTGATGGAGTTGAAGGACAGCTGCATTGCCCCGCCAGTTATCCTCTTATTGTTAACTGCCCAACAGAggagaaaacaatgaaaatataGCAGATACTTGTTCATATCAGAACTCAGCTGGAACCAAAGTAACCAAGAAAGATTTCAGACTTTAAGACCCGATTCAATAAAATTATATAATATAGATaatagaaaattaagattaaaattgtattgCGGAggatttcttaattcaaatcattgtataacaggagcagaaaaaaatggcgCGAGGGGCTTGTAAACTAGCAGGAAAGCATGGAgacggagagctctcagcaacgggcaGGTTGCtctgaacactttgaaaatagctcCAAGTAGTGGGACTTTGAGGAAACCAACACGACATAAGAGAATCTGTACAGAGATGTGGAAGTTTGGCAAAAGCTTTAGAGCTTTAGAGGTCATGTGGTCAAAAAACTAGGCTTTGCACAAACAAGCTC includes these proteins:
- the uhrf1bp1l gene encoding UHRF1-binding protein 1-like isoform X4, giving the protein MAGLIKKQILKHLSRFAKNLSPDKINLSTLKGEGQLTNLELDEEVLQSLLDLPTWLAINRVFCNKAAIRIPWTKLKTHPISLTLDKVVMEMSTCDEPRPPNGPSPIATASGQSEYGFAEKVVEGLSLSINSIVIRISAKAFNASFELSQLQVYSVNTSWNPSDLRFTRIQDPQRGEILTFKEISWQMIRIEADAIQSAEHEMLSAPIRLITNQSKIRVTLKRRIKDCNVVASKLILILDDLLWVLTDSQLKAMVQYAKSLSEAMEKSAQQRKSMATEDQVSSTPTSAQQVRTQQTPMAADQSATMAKLFSAYDVCETSHHLQITHLDLHICDDIHTTDKVNNKRITGGAMQLSFNSITLDYYPFHRAGDSCVHWMHYSEATKTREVWAKSLLDEFKSSMEMLKSAARDQQGPGSGRSSPQHGKIKTSSSSTSFSPPPPQTPKTHLMSSSIVLRMADFSIYQVSTADQRRSSPKTMISCNKKSLYLPPEMPAIHVEFTEYYFPDGKDYPIPCPNLYAQLNALQLVLDPRSLVWINLFALDLRQSLEQFMEIYKLNDSQKPDEHVDIKVDGLMLKLVVPTDSDASCPADLPRSISIQSSEMVATNTRHPTYCTRSHLEALLQAFEEEVFFSTSSNAFPHSSSSIPILHPVFQRHAKEEDTKQQEICRGLVVPTMCTDALKTPAATDVWALHFSQFWVDYEATRGGKGRPQPFVDSFPLTVWACQPAKLVQHEEKLRSSAGSGLSRSTSSEAVARLQRKRLLKEYYSTDSAPTSSQSKNATLPHSNGLHKPPSLDSPRSSASPVSAASKNADVHVLIHVQKHLSAQVSHRQYVFLMHLQRSLKALQQTLQQDLEEMGSKRERKDTSQRNADHQPFSFCLGLLLKSAEVSLFLKPLPQSEGSPLGSELSPSESRATLEPADSGDGVEKGHEGSGSEGGANKQSVDQLLCGDGPEDEARPGLAPLVPSSTSDLNRKASVQENAGQDSSNEGGEAFGASDEVAVGSEPKTHTSDLFSDPLGSKDPCDGDKTAAGKMPQSMSRKGSLSVVSDLLSSSNSSRSSSLYSMSNIGRLMRDRSQSSFSVSYKNMKKSPSLQSLDNISIDSYLMEDGDTYSLLERDDVSISGFKGAVSEQIAMESANEAVVRKEQEGGASPDSASAASQSIDEPTKDLVSVLVLKVQPVCVSMEVEGESSAVALEVGRVIPSQLGNISLRQYLSNRSLGMVCSLPIPDQSSQAGGESQSASAHGPHRPEVQARLESGPCAAAHSPLAERNGFLQLRLHGYHASFLMSTLRNLSLFMEDDSASQVLPMEICVRDTHIDLKDDGPRDNTTDGEPTPITLHVDSLVVHRRDDGSFSFGVDKQPEPNPQKAGSVVVDALSPISESVKSVCRMSTATQTQTPPTTPLPSSSEKLLMEENECLKIELSRAKMALAEAQMEKDSLLHRMKNLKVNSS
- the uhrf1bp1l gene encoding UHRF1-binding protein 1-like isoform X2 produces the protein MAGLIKKQILKHLSRFAKNLSPDKINLSTLKGEGQLTNLELDEEVLQSLLDLPTWLAINRVFCNKAAIRIPWTKLKTHPISLTLDKVVMEMSTCDEPRPPNGPSPIATASGQSEYGFAEKVVEGLSLSINSIVIRISAKAFNASFELSQLQVYSVNTSWNPSDLRFTRIQDPQRGEILTFKEISWQMIRIEADAIQSAEHEMLSAPIRLITNQSKIRVTLKRRIKDCNVVASKLILILDDLLWVLTDSQLKAMVQYAKSLSEAMEKSAQQRKSMATEDQVSSTPTSAQQVRTQQTPMAADQSATMAKLFSAYDVCETSHHLQITHLDLHICDDIHTTDKVNNKRITGGAMQLSFNSITLDYYPFHRAGDSCVHWMHYSEATKTREVWAKSLLDEFKSSMEMLKSAARDQQGPGSGRSSPQHVSLKEDVNEPLASQEREGGVGLREADGGLLGRRPHTQPPVQCCWCLEPGKIKTSSSSTSFSPPPPQTPKTHLMSSSIVLRMADFSIYQVSTADQRRSSPKTMISCNKKSLYLPPEMPAIHVEFTEYYFPDGKDYPIPCPNLYAQLNALQLVLDPRSLVWINLFALDLRQSLEQFMEIYKLNDSQKPDEHVDIKVDGLMLKLVVPTDSDASCPADLPRSISIQSSEMVATNTRHPTYCTRSHLEALLQAFEEEVFFSTSSNAFPHSSSSIPILHPVFQRHAKEEDTKQQEICRGLVVPTMCTDALKTPAATDVWALHFSQFWVDYEATRGGKGRPQPFVDSFPLTVWACQPAKLVQHEEKLRSSAGSGLSRSTSSEAVARLQRKRLLKEYYSTDSAPTSSQSKNATLPHSNGLHKPPSLDSPRSSASPVSAASKNADVHVLIHVQKHLSAQVSHRQYVFLMHLQRSLKALQQTLQQDLEEMGSKRERKDTSQRNADHQPFSFCLGLLLKSAEVSLFLKPLPQSEGSPLGSELSPSESRATLEPADSGDGVEKGHEGSGSEGGANKQSVDQLLCGDGPEDEARPGLAPLVPSSTSDLNRKASVQENAGQDSSNEGGEAFGASDEVAVGSEPKTHTSDLFSDPLGSKDPCDGDKTAAGKMPQSMSRKGSLSVVSDLLSSSNSSRSSSLYSMSNIGRLMRDRSQSSFSVSYKNMKKSPSLQSLDNISIDSYLMEDGDTYSLLERDDVSISGFKGAVSEQIAMESANEAVVRKEQEGGASPDSASAASQSIDEPTKDLVSVLVLKVQPVCVSMEVEGESSAVALEVGRVIPSQLGNISLRQYLSNRSLAGGESQSASAHGPHRPEVQARLESGPCAAAHSPLAERNGFLQLRLHGYHASFLMSTLRNLSLFMEDDSASQVLPMEICVRDTHIDLKDDGPRDNTTDGEPTPITLHVDSLVVHRRDDGSFSFGVDKQPEPNPQKAGSVVVDALSPISESVKSVCRMSTATQTQTPPTTPLPSSSEKLLMEENECLKIELSRAKMALAEAQMEKDSLLHRMKNLKVNSS
- the uhrf1bp1l gene encoding UHRF1-binding protein 1-like isoform X1; the protein is MAGLIKKQILKHLSRFAKNLSPDKINLSTLKGEGQLTNLELDEEVLQSLLDLPTWLAINRVFCNKAAIRIPWTKLKTHPISLTLDKVVMEMSTCDEPRPPNGPSPIATASGQSEYGFAEKVVEGLSLSINSIVIRISAKAFNASFELSQLQVYSVNTSWNPSDLRFTRIQDPQRGEILTFKEISWQMIRIEADAIQSAEHEMLSAPIRLITNQSKIRVTLKRRIKDCNVVASKLILILDDLLWVLTDSQLKAMVQYAKSLSEAMEKSAQQRKSMATEDQVSSTPTSAQQVRTQQTPMAADQSATMAKLFSAYDVCETSHHLQITHLDLHICDDIHTTDKVNNKRITGGAMQLSFNSITLDYYPFHRAGDSCVHWMHYSEATKTREVWAKSLLDEFKSSMEMLKSAARDQQGPGSGRSSPQHVSLKEDVNEPLASQEREGGVGLREADGGLLGRRPHTQPPVQCCWCLEPGKIKTSSSSTSFSPPPPQTPKTHLMSSSIVLRMADFSIYQVSTADQRRSSPKTMISCNKKSLYLPPEMPAIHVEFTEYYFPDGKDYPIPCPNLYAQLNALQLVLDPRSLVWINLFALDLRQSLEQFMEIYKLNDSQKPDEHVDIKVDGLMLKLVVPTDSDASCPADLPRSISIQSSEMVATNTRHPTYCTRSHLEALLQAFEEEVFFSTSSNAFPHSSSSIPILHPVFQRHAKEEDTKQQEICRGLVVPTMCTDALKTPAATDVWALHFSQFWVDYEATRGGKGRPQPFVDSFPLTVWACQPAKLVQHEEKLRSSAGSGLSRSTSSEAVARLQRKRLLKEYYSTDSAPTSSQSKNATLPHSNGLHKPPSLDSPRSSASPVSAASKNADVHVLIHVQKHLSAQVSHRQYVFLMHLQRSLKALQQTLQQDLEEMGSKRERKDTSQRNADHQPFSFCLGLLLKSAEVSLFLKPLPQSEGSPLGSELSPSESRATLEPADSGDGVEKGHEGSGSEGGANKQSVDQLLCGDGPEDEARPGLAPLVPSSTSDLNRKASVQENAGQDSSNEGGEAFGASDEVAVGSEPKTHTSDLFSDPLGSKDPCDGDKTAAGKMPQSMSRKGSLSVVSDLLSSSNSSRSSSLYSMSNIGRLMRDRSQSSFSVSYKNMKKSPSLQSLDNISIDSYLMEDGDTYSLLERDDVSISGFKGAVSEQIAMESANEAVVRKEQEGGASPDSASAASQSIDEPTKDLVSVLVLKVQPVCVSMEVEGESSAVALEVGRVIPSQLGNISLRQYLSNRSLGMVCSLPIPDQSSQAGGESQSASAHGPHRPEVQARLESGPCAAAHSPLAERNGFLQLRLHGYHASFLMSTLRNLSLFMEDDSASQVLPMEICVRDTHIDLKDDGPRDNTTDGEPTPITLHVDSLVVHRRDDGSFSFGVDKQPEPNPQKAGSVVVDALSPISESVKSVCRMSTATQTQTPPTTPLPSSSEKLLMEENECLKIELSRAKMALAEAQMEKDSLLHRMKNLKVNSS
- the uhrf1bp1l gene encoding UHRF1-binding protein 1-like isoform X3 → MAGLIKKQILKHLSRFAKNLSPDKINLSTLKGEGQLTNLELDEEVLQSLLDLPTWLAINRVFCNKAAIRIPWTKLKTHPISLTLDKVVMEMSTCDEPRPPNGPSPIATASGQSEYGFAEKVVEGLSLSINSIVIRISAKAFNASFELSQLQVYSVNTSWNPSDLRFTRIQDPQRGEILTFKEISWQMIRIEADAIQSAEHEMLSAPIRLITNQSKIRVTLKRRIKDCNVVASKLILILDDLLWVLTDSQLKAMVQYAKSLSEAMEKSAQQRKSMATEDQVSSTPTSAQQVRTQQTPMAADQSATMAKLFSAYDVCETSHHLQITHLDLHICDDIHTTDKVNNKRITGGAMQLSFNSITLDYYPFHRAGDSCVHWMHYSEATKTREVWAKSLLDEFKSSMEMLKSAARDQQGPGSGRSSPQHVSLKEDVNEPLASQEREGGVGLREADGGLLGRRPHTQPPVQCCWCLEPGKIKTSSSSTSFSPPPPQTPKTHLMSSSIVLRMADFSIYQVSTADQRRSSPKTMISCNKKSLYLPPEMPAIHVEFTEYYFPDGKDYPIPCPNLYAQLNALQLVLDPRSLVWINLFALDLRQSLEQFMEIYKLNDSQKPDEHVDIKVDGLMLKLVVPTDSDASCPADLPRSISIQSSEMVATNTRHPTYCTRSHLEALLQAFEEEVFFSTSSNAFPHSSSSIPILHPVFQRHAKEEDTKQQEICRGLVVPTMCTDALKTPAATDVWALHFSQFWVDYEATRGGKGRPQPFVDSFPLTVWACQPAKLVQHEEKLRSSAGSGLSRSTSSEAVARLQRKRLLKEYYSTDSAPTSSQSKNATLPHSNGLHKPPSLDSPRSSASPVSAASKNADVHVLIHVQKHLSAQVSHRQYVFLMHLQRSLKALQQTLQQDLEEMGSKRERKDTSQRNADHQPFSFCLGLLLKSAEVSLFLKPLPQSEGSPLGSELSPSESRATLEPADSGDGVEKGHEGSGSEGGANKQSVDQLLCGDGPEDEARPGLAPLVPSSTSDLNRKASVQENAGQDSSNEGGEAFGASDEVAVGSEPKTHTSDLFSDPLGSKDPCDGDKTAAGKMPQSMSSGRLMRDRSQSSFSVSYKNMKKSPSLQSLDNISIDSYLMEDGDTYSLLERDDVSISGFKGAVSEQIAMESANEAVVRKEQEGGASPDSASAASQSIDEPTKDLVSVLVLKVQPVCVSMEVEGESSAVALEVGRVIPSQLGNISLRQYLSNRSLGMVCSLPIPDQSSQAGGESQSASAHGPHRPEVQARLESGPCAAAHSPLAERNGFLQLRLHGYHASFLMSTLRNLSLFMEDDSASQVLPMEICVRDTHIDLKDDGPRDNTTDGEPTPITLHVDSLVVHRRDDGSFSFGVDKQPEPNPQKAGSVVVDALSPISESVKSVCRMSTATQTQTPPTTPLPSSSEKLLMEENECLKIELSRAKMALAEAQMEKDSLLHRMKNLKVNSS